Below is a genomic region from Verrucomicrobiia bacterium.
TCGCGCTGGCGCTTCACGGTGGCAACCCGGCCTTCGCTGTTGCCGAGGCAGATTTGCTGGTGGCCTACGATCAGAGCTATTCCTCCTCCGTGGGCGGGCAGGACAACGCGAACGTGCTCACCGCCAACGCCGTGGCGGGTTGCAATGCCATTCACGAGCGCAGCGGCACCGGCGCGAAGGTCCGCATCGTTGGCTATTATCAGGCGGCCCAGAGTCTTTATCAGGCCACGTCCAAGGGCGGATTCGTCAATTGGATGGCGAGTTATGATTCGCACATGACGGACGTGGTGGATGCCGGCAACGCACGCGGCGCGGATTTGGTGACTTGGCTTTGTGTTTCCACCGCAGATGGCGCCGCGGCCGTGGCGCAGCAGCCGGGCCGTTACTCGGCCTTCGACCCGGGCCAGTTTTGGGCCGCGGTCGTGGCGCATGAACTCGGCGGGCACAACTTCGGTTGTGCTCACGAAGGCGGCAAAGGCGATCCCAGCAAGACGGTGATGATGCACAATTATTGCGGGGGCGGCGCCACGCCGCCGTATTTTTTCAGCAACCCGAACATCTGGCTCAATGGGATCCGGCTGCAAGGGGACGGTGGCTGCCTGGGCTGGGTAGCCAATGGGGGCGACAATGCCTACCTCATCAGCACCACCTGTCAGGGTGTTTCGGACAGTTACGGGCGGGTGATTACCGCGCCGAATTTGGACAACGTCGTTCGTCACTGGTCCTTCAACCAGCCCGCCGCGGCCGTCTCGGCGGGCACGACGGTCACCGATTTGGTTTCAGGTGTGGCCATGGCCACCGTTCAGGGCAATGGCGCCGTCTTCAACGGCAGCGGCCTGGTGTTGCCCGGTGGTGCGGCCGGCAGTGGCGCGGCGTATCTGCAATTGCCTGGCGGAATCATCTCGGCCTACACGGATGTCACCATCGAAATTTGGGCCCGGACGATCTCGGCGCAGAACTGGGCGCGGCTGATGGATTTCAACAACGGCACGGCCAACTACATCATGCTCACGGCGTGCAACGGCACGGATTTGAACGCACAGCGCTTCGACTCGGCCAACGGCGGGACCTCCGTCACCCTCGACAGCGGCCTTCCGACGGCGGCCGGCGTGCTGCATCATTACGCGATCACCTACGCGAGCACGGGCGGCAGCAGTGGACGCTGGACCTGGTATCGCGACGGCGATGAGGTGGCCTATCTCGACGTGGGCTACGCGTTGTCGGCCTTGCAGGACGTGAACAACTGGCTGGGCCGCTCGGCCTACGGCTCGGATGCGCTGGCCAACTGCGAGTATGACGAAGTCCGCATCAGCAACGTGGCGATGACCCGCGACCAAATCGCCGCCAACGCGCGGCTCGGCCCGAACCGGGTGAGTGCCGATGCGGTCCTCACCGGCGACGATCCGATTGGCTCGGCTTCGTTCGCTGCGGCCGGGAACTGGAGCGACGGGCTGGCGCCGGGCGCCGGCAAGAGCTATGAGACGTATGGATTCCGGCTCCGCACGCCCGCGGACGGCATTTCGCGATCCTTCGCGGGACAATCCCTGAAGCTCACGGGTGGCGCGCTGACCTGGAAGGGCACCTCCAGCAGCACGATCACCGTCAATGATTTGAGCCTCGGAGGCACCGACGCGGAACTCCTGAACGCCGGTTCCGGGACGTGGACACTGGCCGGAAATCTCAACGTTGCCGCCGACGAGGCGCGGGTGCGCGCTGCCAACGGTCCGGTGAACCTCGCCGCCAACCTGAGCGGCGGCGGCGATCTGCTGCTGGTGAACAACACGGTGACGTTGAGCGGCAACAACACCGCGTTCACCGGAAAAACCATCGTTGGCGACGGACGTTTTAGCGCCATTTCAATCAATTCCGAAGCCCGCCTCGGCGCCAATCCTACCAACTTTGTTGCTGACCAGCTCACGCTCAATCGCGGCATCCTTTACAACACCGGCAATCTGACCCTCTCCAACTCGAACCGCGGCATCCGGGTTGGCGCGAGCGCGGCCCTGTTCAACGTGGCTCCCGGCACGACGCTGACGCTGGCGGTGCCGTTGTCCAGCTCCGCCTCGGGGGATTCGCTGGTCACCGTCCCGCTATATCCCAATCCGGTTTCCGGCCTGCTGATCAAGGAGAACACCGGCACGCTGGTGCTGACGCATCCGAACAATTCGCACGTTGGGGAAATCGACATCAATGGCGGCACCTTCACCGTGGGTGGCGCAGGCCGGCTGAACAATGGCGATCAGGCCATGCCGGTTGTCAACAACGGCACGCTCACCTTCAGCACCACGGCGGATCAAATCGTAAGCGGCGCCATTTCCGGCAGCGGCACGCTGATCAAAAGCAGCACGGGGACGTTGACGCTTTCCGGCGCCAACGCGATGAGCGGCGCCATGCTGGTCAACGGCGGAAAGCTGTTGGTCAATGGCGCCACCACCGGCTCTGGCCCCGTGACAGTGGCAAGCGGCGGAACCCTTGGTGGAACCGGGTCTGTGACCGGGCGGGTGACGGTGCAAGCCGGAGGAACCATTTCGCCGGGCCCGGGCATTGGAACGTTCACCGCAAATGGCAACGTGACCCTTCAGTTGGGCACCACGACCTTCATGGAGATTCGTAAATCTCCGTTCGGTGGCGACCAGGTGGTCGTCGGCGGCACGCTGACGCTGGGCGGGACGCTTCAGGTGACGAACCTGGCAGGCACGCTGGCGTATGGTGATACGTTCACCCTGTTTCAGGCCGGGACAATCAGTGGCAGCTTCTCCGCTTATTCGTTGCCGGCGCTCGCGGCCGGGCTCAAATGGGACACGAATGCCATCCTTTCCGGCGTCATCAGCGTCGGCTCCACGAACGACGTGCCGCCGCTGGTTCCGGCCGGCTTGTCCGCGTCGTGGGTTGCTCCCACGCAGGTGCGGCTGGTTTGGAATGCGGCCTACGGGGCAACGTCCTACAGCATTCAACGCGCCCCCACTGCGGGCGGACCTTACACGATGATCGCGACGGGCGTGACCAGCACGAGCTTCAGCAACGGTGGTCTCGTTCCAGGCACGAGCTATTACTACGTGGTCAGCGCGGTGAACTCGTTTGGGGAAAGCGCCAACAGCGCACCGGCGGCCGCCATCGCCATGGTCACCAAGGCGCTTTGGAATTTTGAGGAGGGAACGGCGGATGCTTACGTGCCTTACAGTCCGGGCACCGCCGGTCAATATGACGGCAGCATCCACGATGTTTCCGGCAGCGGAAATCCGCTCTCCGCGTGGTCGTCGAGCTGGGAATGGTATCGGGCGCAGGTTCCCGCCGCCGTTACCCCACAAACCGGCACGGCCAACACGCTCAGCGTGCAGAACGCAAACAGCTATCCCGCGATGTCCGCCATCGGCACCGCGCTCACCACGTGGAGCCCGGCACAGTGGACGATGGAGGCGGTCATCCGGCCCGACTCGGCCACGAGTGGCTTTCAGACCTTCATCGGCCGGGACAGTCAGGGCGCCTACGCGGGCAATACGGCGTTGTCCACCCTCTATTTCGCCGTGCGTCCTGCCGGCAGTCTGGCCATTCAGTTCACGGATGCGGCAGGGAACAATTGGAACCTGGAATCCGCAGGCAGCGCCGTCGCCTCCGCCAAATGGCAGGCCGTGGCCGCGACCTCCGATGGCCGGACGCTCGCGCTCTATTTGAAGAACGTCACCGACGGCGCGGCCAATTACACGTTGCTTGGCACGCTGGACATCTCGGCCAGCGCCAACCCGGCGCTTGCCACCGGAGCGGGCGATGGTGCGGACTGGGATCCGGGCGTCATCGCCGTCAGCCGCGGTCTCTACAACGGCGGCCATACGGACCGCTTCTTCGGTTATCTGGATGATATTCGCCTGACAACCGGCGTGCTCAATCCGGCGGCGTTTTTGTATAGCTCGCCACCGGCACTCCCGGCGGCGCCGACCGGCCTTGCGGCCAACGTGGGCGCGAACAATCGGATTGATTTGAGCTGGCCGCCCAGCGGTGACGCCACGAGTTACTACGTCAAGCGGGCCACCGTCAGCGGCGGGCCATACACGACCATCGGCAACCCGGTCGGCACCAGCTTCGTGGACAACGGCCTGGTCAACGGCACAGTGTATTACTACACGCTCTCGGCGGTGAATGCGGTTGGCGAAAGCCCGAATGCGGGCGAGACAGCCGTCCGGTTGGTTTCGTTGACGCCGCCAAGCCTCACGCTCACGCCGGACGGCGGCACCAACCTGTTTACGCTGTCCTGGCCGGCGGATCACACGGGCTGGCGGCTGCAAATGCAGACCAATTCGCTGGGGACAAATTGGTTTGACGTCCCCGGCGCGACCGCGACCAACCTGATGACGTTGCCGGTGAATCCAGCCAACGCCAGTGTGTTTTACCGGCTCGTTTACCCGTGACCACGGATGGTTTATTGGATCAAAAGAATGAAAAAATTAGTCCTCAAAATGACAGTCTGCCTGGCGGTTACCTGTGGATGGCAGCCGACGCAAGCAGCCGATACCCTGTCCGGCATGATTGGCGTCGGGACGTGGGCCACGCGGGCTGAGTTCAAAGACATCAAGGTCGTGAAAGGCGGGCAGACGCTCTTTGCCAGCGACTTCTCAAACGGACTGCAAGGTTGGAAGACCGCGCGCGGCCAGTGGGAAGTGGTGGATGGCGCCTTGCGGCAGACGAGCAACGAGGAGGATGCCCGTGCGCTTGTCGGCGATCCTTCGTGGAGCGACTACACGCTCACGCTCAAGGCGCGGAAGCTGGGCGGCAACGAGGGCTTTCTGATTCTGTTCGCGATGCCGAAGGCCGACACCAACGTCAAGTCGTGGTGGAATCTCGGCGGCTGGGGCAACACCCGGCACGCCATCGAATCGCCCGGCATGTTTGCGGAGCCGGTGAACGGCAGCATCGAGACGGGTCGCTGGTATGACATCAAGGTCGAACTGAGCGGCAACATGGTCCGGGCGTATCTCGACAACAAACTGATTCAAACCGCCAGCAAGCCGTCTG
It encodes:
- a CDS encoding LamG-like jellyroll fold domain-containing protein yields the protein MKPFTLKRTVRTALPVIGVALALHGGNPAFAVAEADLLVAYDQSYSSSVGGQDNANVLTANAVAGCNAIHERSGTGAKVRIVGYYQAAQSLYQATSKGGFVNWMASYDSHMTDVVDAGNARGADLVTWLCVSTADGAAAVAQQPGRYSAFDPGQFWAAVVAHELGGHNFGCAHEGGKGDPSKTVMMHNYCGGGATPPYFFSNPNIWLNGIRLQGDGGCLGWVANGGDNAYLISTTCQGVSDSYGRVITAPNLDNVVRHWSFNQPAAAVSAGTTVTDLVSGVAMATVQGNGAVFNGSGLVLPGGAAGSGAAYLQLPGGIISAYTDVTIEIWARTISAQNWARLMDFNNGTANYIMLTACNGTDLNAQRFDSANGGTSVTLDSGLPTAAGVLHHYAITYASTGGSSGRWTWYRDGDEVAYLDVGYALSALQDVNNWLGRSAYGSDALANCEYDEVRISNVAMTRDQIAANARLGPNRVSADAVLTGDDPIGSASFAAAGNWSDGLAPGAGKSYETYGFRLRTPADGISRSFAGQSLKLTGGALTWKGTSSSTITVNDLSLGGTDAELLNAGSGTWTLAGNLNVAADEARVRAANGPVNLAANLSGGGDLLLVNNTVTLSGNNTAFTGKTIVGDGRFSAISINSEARLGANPTNFVADQLTLNRGILYNTGNLTLSNSNRGIRVGASAALFNVAPGTTLTLAVPLSSSASGDSLVTVPLYPNPVSGLLIKENTGTLVLTHPNNSHVGEIDINGGTFTVGGAGRLNNGDQAMPVVNNGTLTFSTTADQIVSGAISGSGTLIKSSTGTLTLSGANAMSGAMLVNGGKLLVNGATTGSGPVTVASGGTLGGTGSVTGRVTVQAGGTISPGPGIGTFTANGNVTLQLGTTTFMEIRKSPFGGDQVVVGGTLTLGGTLQVTNLAGTLAYGDTFTLFQAGTISGSFSAYSLPALAAGLKWDTNAILSGVISVGSTNDVPPLVPAGLSASWVAPTQVRLVWNAAYGATSYSIQRAPTAGGPYTMIATGVTSTSFSNGGLVPGTSYYYVVSAVNSFGESANSAPAAAIAMVTKALWNFEEGTADAYVPYSPGTAGQYDGSIHDVSGSGNPLSAWSSSWEWYRAQVPAAVTPQTGTANTLSVQNANSYPAMSAIGTALTTWSPAQWTMEAVIRPDSATSGFQTFIGRDSQGAYAGNTALSTLYFAVRPAGSLAIQFTDAAGNNWNLESAGSAVASAKWQAVAATSDGRTLALYLKNVTDGAANYTLLGTLDISASANPALATGAGDGADWDPGVIAVSRGLYNGGHTDRFFGYLDDIRLTTGVLNPAAFLYSSPPALPAAPTGLAANVGANNRIDLSWPPSGDATSYYVKRATVSGGPYTTIGNPVGTSFVDNGLVNGTVYYYTLSAVNAVGESPNAGETAVRLVSLTPPSLTLTPDGGTNLFTLSWPADHTGWRLQMQTNSLGTNWFDVPGATATNLMTLPVNPANASVFYRLVYP